One genomic window of Punica granatum isolate Tunisia-2019 chromosome 1, ASM765513v2, whole genome shotgun sequence includes the following:
- the LOC116196837 gene encoding pentatricopeptide repeat-containing protein At3g06430, chloroplastic, whose amino-acid sequence MASSACLSFSSPLHPSPLNHHPNSASAVFTPTRPPILCAFAAPVRKKVAAPPSPTGPKRRHWKEGEFPGISETSVPGTSRKAPLKNVKKKLDRKSSAKAWVNTVTEALADRISKKQWQEALEVFEMLREQPFYYPKEGTYMKLLVLLGKSRQPARARQLFDTMLEEGCGPTPELYTALLAAYCRNNLIDEAFSILNEMKALPNSQPDVFTYSTLIKVCVDSSRFDLVESLYEEMAERLIVPNTVTQNIVLSGYGKAGKYDQMERVLSGMLGSKESKPDVWTMNVILSVFGNKGQIEAMERWYEKFRNFGIEPETRTFNILIGAYGKKRMYDKMSSVMEYMRKLQFPWTTSTYNNVIEVFADVGDAQNMEYTFDQMRAEGMRADTKTFCCLINGFANAGLFHKVVSMVQLARKFEIPENTSFFNSVISACAKAEDLIEMERVFKRMKEKETAPNFTTYSMMIEAYRKEGMNDKVYDLEQEMKELVIVNVDDGSFPSLPSPLD is encoded by the exons ATGGCGTCGTCGGCTTGCCTCTCCTTCTCCTCACCTCTCCACCCCTCTCCGCTCAACCACCACCCCAACAGTGCATCCGCCGTCTTCACCCCCACGAGGCCACCAATCCTCTGCGCATTCGCGGCGCCTGTGAGGAAGAAGGTTGCGGCCCCGCCATCTCCGACGGGCCCCAAGAGGAGGCACTGGAAGGAGGGGGAGTTCCCAGGAATCTCAGAGACATCAGTCCCCGGGACCAGCAGGAAGGCGCCGCTGAAGAATGTGAAGAAGAAGCTCGACCGCAAAAGCAGTGCCAAGGCCTGGGTTAATACCGTCACTGAAGCCTTAGCTGACCGCATCAGCAAGAAGCAGTGGCAGGAGGCTCTTGAG GTATTTGAGATGCTTAGAGAGCAGCCCTTTTATTACCCAAAAGAAGGCACCTACATGAAACTCCTTGTCCTGCTCGGGAAATCCAGGCAACCTGCCCGGGCCCGTCAGCTCTTTGATACAATGCTTGAAGAAGGATGCGGGCCCACTCCTGAACTTTACACAGCCCTACTCGCAGCCTATTGCAGAaacaatctcattgatgaagCCTTCTCTATCCTCAACGAAATGAAAGCCCTCCCTAATTCCCAACCAGATGTCTTCACCTACAGCACCCTGATCAAGGTCTGTGTCGATTCTTCACGCTTCGATTTGGTTGAGTCACTATATGAGGAAATGGCTGAGAGGTTGATCGTTCCAAACACTGTAACCCAAAACATAGTCCTGAGCGGCTACGGGAAGGCTGGGAAATATGACCAGATGGAGAGAGTTCTCTCGGGAATGCTCGGGAGCAAGGAGAGCAAACCCGATGTGTGGACCATGAACGTAATCCTTAGTGTATTCGGGAACAAGGGCCAGATCGAGGCCATGGAGAGGTGGTACGAGAAGTTCCGGAACTTCGGTATTGAGcccgagacccgaactttcaACATTCTCATTGGGGCATACGGGAAGAAGAGGATGTATGATAAGATGTCCTCTGTGATGGAATACATGAGAAAGCTTCAGTTTCCATGGACAACCTCCACGTACAATAACGTGATTGAGGTATTTGCTGATGTTGGAGATGCCCAAAATATGGAGTACACATTTGATCAGATGCGGGCTGAGGGAATGAGAGCTGATACCAAGACTTTCTGCTGCCTTATTAACGGTTTTGCCAATGCGGGTTTGTTCCACAAGGTTGTCAGTATGGTTCAGTTGGCTCGAAAGTTTGAGATTCCTGAGAATACTTCATTCTTTAATTCGGTTATCAGTGCTTGTGCAAAGGCAGAGGATTTGATAGAGATGGAACGGGTTTTCAAGAGGATGAAGGAGAAGGAAACTGCACCGAATTTTACGACTTATTCTATGATGATCGAAGCTTATCGGAAAGAAGGCATGAATGATAAGGTCTATGATTTGGAGCAGGAGATGAAGGAATTGGTGATTGTTAATGTTGATGATGGATCTTTTCCAAGTCTTCCTTCACCACTCGATTAA
- the LOC116196844 gene encoding S-adenosylmethionine synthase 5-like, producing the protein METFLFTSESVNEGHPDKLCDQVSDAVLDACLAQDPDSKVACETCTKTNMVMVFGEITTKANVDYEKIVRDTCRSIGFVSDDVGLDADNCKVLVNIEQQSPDIAQGVHGHLTKRPEDIGAGDQGHMFGYATDETPEFMPLSHVLATKLGARLTEVRKNGTCPWLRPDGKTQVTVEYRNENGSMVPIRVHTVLISTQHDETVTNDEIAADLKEHVIKPVIPENYLDEKTIFHLNPSGRFVIGGPHGDAGLTGRKIIIDTYGGWGAHGGGAFSGKDPTKVDRSGAYIVRQAAKSIVANGLARRSLVQVSYAIGVPEPLSVFVDSYGTGKIPDKEILKIVKENFDFRPGMISINLDLKRGGNGRFLKTAAYGHFGRDDPDFTWEVVKPLKWEKPQA; encoded by the coding sequence ATGGAGACCTTCCTATTCACCTCTGAGTCAGTGAATGAGGGGCACCCTGACAAGCTATGCGACCAGGTTTCTGATGCGGTGCTCGATGCCTGCCTTGCCCAGGACCCCGACAGCAAGGTTGCATGTGAGACCTGCACCAAGACCAACATGGTCATGGTCTTCGGGGAGATCACCACGAAGGCGAATGTTGACTACGAGAAGATTGTACGCGACACTTGCCGCTCGATCGGGTTCGTGTCTGATGATGTTGGCCTCGACGCTGATAACTGCAAGGTCCTTGTGAACATCGAGCAGCAGAGCCCTGATATTGCCCAGGGTGTCCACGGTCACCTCACCAAGCGGCCTGAGGATATTGGTGCCGGAGATCAGGGTCATATGTTTGGGTATGCCACCGATGAGACCCCTGAGTTCATGCCATTGAGCCACGTCCTTGCAACAAAGCTTGGGGCTCGCCTTACTGAGGTGAGGAAAAATGGAACCTGCCCGTGGCTCAGGCCCGACGGGAAGACCCAAGTGACTGTGGAGTACCGCAACGAGAATGGTTCAATGGTCCCAATCCGCGTGCACACCGTGCTTATCTCAACCCAGCATGATGAGACTGTGACCAATGATGAGATCGCTGCTGACCTAAAGGAGCACGTGATCAAGCCCGTCATCCCTGAAAATTACCTTGATGAGAAGACCATCTTCCACCTCAACCCATCGGGCCGCTTCGTGATCGGTGGACCTCATGGTGATGCTGGACTCACCGGTCGGAAGATTATCATCGACACATATGGAGGCTGGGGGGCCCACGGAGGCGGTGCCTTCTCTGGGAAGGACCCAACCAAGGTGGATCGCAGCGGTGCCTACATTGTGAGACAAGCTGCCAAGAGCATTGTGGCCAATGGGCTCGCAAGGAGAAGCCTCGTCCAGGTCTCCTATGCCATTGGGGTTCCCGAACCACTCTCTGTCTTCGTGGACAGCTATGGGACCGGAAAGATTCCTGACAAGGAGATCCTCAAGATTGTGAAGGAGAACTTCGACTTTAGGCCTGGGATGATTTCCATCAACCTGGACCTAAAGAGGGGAGGCAACGGTCGGTTCCTGAAGACCGCTGCGTACGGGCACTTTGGGAGGGATGACCCCGACTTCACCTGGGAGGTTGTGAAGCCCCTGAAGTGGGAGAAGCCACAGGCTTGA